The Xenopus tropicalis strain Nigerian chromosome 7, UCB_Xtro_10.0, whole genome shotgun sequence genome includes a region encoding these proteins:
- the LOC116412279 gene encoding small proline-rich protein 2B-like — protein sequence MSGIKGGRSHCHQKTYCPDPCHPHVVCKDPCHPQVVCKDPCQSTICCDPCQPAHHLHCQTVHCTQKVYCDPCNPCQPCQFYGKR from the exons ATGTCTGGAATCAAAGGAGGCCGCAGCCACTGCCATCAGAAGACTTACTGCCCAGATCCATGCCATCCACatgttgtctgcaaagatccatgtcacccacaagttgtctgcaaagatccatgccaaTCAACCATATGCTGTGACC CCTGCCAACCTGCCCATCATTTGCATTGCCAGACTGTGCATTGTACCCAAAAAG TTTACTGTGACCCTTGCAATCCCTGCCAACCTTGCCAGTTCTATGGAAAGCGCTGA